Proteins encoded within one genomic window of Bombina bombina isolate aBomBom1 chromosome 1, aBomBom1.pri, whole genome shotgun sequence:
- the LOC128666251 gene encoding olfactory receptor 6N2-like, translating into MDNKNQSLIINFIITGFSDINEFQVLLFALLSFAYFFTISGNLTVISLICMHHHLHVPLYSFVAILSFVEIWYTTVTIPKMLNSLMENKIISYAGCLMQIYFLHVLGITETYLLTAMAYDRYMAICNPLRYPTIMTIKCCLQLASCCWVLGFFGPITKIVLLNELSFCHSNKIEHIFCDFFPLINLSCTNASLNVTVDVTINSFLLFVAFFFIILSYVKIISDILKISTTQGRKKAFSTCGAHLTVVLLFFGSVAFTYIRLTKKRSISYDRVMAIVYTVLTPMCNPIIYSLRNREIKEVLKKTFFRRSKRLKSDTIP; encoded by the coding sequence atggACAACAAAAACCAATCTCTGATCATAAATTTTATTATAACTGGATTTTCAGATATTAATGAATTTCAGGTTCTGCTCTTCGCCTTGTTGAGCTTTGCTTACTTTTTTACAATCAGTGGTAACCTTACAGTAATATCACTAATATGTATGCACCACCACCTCCATGTACCCCTCTATAGCTTTGTTGCCATACTTTCTTTTGTGGAGATCTGGTATACAACAGTCACAATTCCTAAAATGCTAAACAGCTTGATGGAGAACAAAATTATCTCTTATGCTGGATGCCTGATGCAAATCTATTTTCTCCATGTCCTTGGTATAACAGAGACCTACCTTTTAACAGCAATGGCCTATGATCGATATATGGCCATATGCAATCCTCTCAGATATCCAACCATAATGACTATTAAGTGCTGTTTACAGCTGGCAAGCTGTTGTTGGGTTCTTGGTTTCTTTGGACCTATAACAAAGATAGTCTTGCTTAATGAATTATCATTCTGTCATTCAAACAAGATTGAACACATATTCTGTGACTTCTTTCCTTTGATAAACTTGTCATGCACCAATGCCTCGCTCAATGTAACTGTGGACGTCACAATAAACTCTTTCCTTCTGTTTGTTGCCTTCTTCTTCATTATCTTATCGTATGTCAAGATAATTTCGGACattttaaaaataagcacaacACAAGGAAGAAAGAAAGCATTTTCTACTTGTGGTGCACACCTAACTGTGGTTCTACTATTCTTTGGTAGTGTAGCCTTTACATATATACGACTTACCAAAAAACGTTCTATCAGCTATGATCGAGTAATGGCTATTGTTTATACTGTTTTAACACCCATGTGTAATCCAATTATTTATAGTTTGAGAAACAGAGAGATAAAGGAAGTCCTCAAGAAAACATTTTTCAGAAGATCTAAACGACTAAAAAGTGATACCATACCATAG